The Melospiza melodia melodia isolate bMelMel2 chromosome 19, bMelMel2.pri, whole genome shotgun sequence genome includes the window tgcccaccctcacagggaacaattccttccttaTGTCTATTTAATCTACACCTGCCTTCCACCAGTTTAAAACCATCACCCCTTGTCCTTCATTATCTGTCTAGATAAAAAGTCCCTTTCCCCAGGAGTCAGGATCTCTTCAGCATCCTTAGCAGAAGAGGGAAGTACCAGACCTGCACATCCTGCTCACCCTGAGTTTGTACCACCCTAATCTGAGCAGCCCTGgaccagcagagcagggctgctcaACTTCCACTGGCAGGAGCTGTCCAGTCCTGCCCTGGAACTCACCTGAGCGGGttttgggcaggctgggggcgtACTGGATGTAATCAGGTGTTGCTATGGGCCCAATTTTGTCTctgactgcaaaaaaaaaaaaaaaaagagagattttcATTGTAGGGCTGAGGAGAAGCCACACATCCTTTCCCTGATAAAAGGACAGAAGGGTAAGACACAGAGCCCAGCTCCTGGGACACCTGGCAGGGCAGTGCCTGGGGACAAGACCTACAATGCAAACAGGGCCAGAACCACAGCTCCCCAACACTGAGAGTACTCATTTTTTCACTCCCTCCATCTTCCAGACTCCTCCCTAACAGCTACAACCAACACCATGACCTTGATAGAGCAAGGATTGATTCAAATTCACTCTTGGGTTcctccagaggagcagctgccatTGGGTCTGTTTGGTGTATTCAATGCTGCAGTTTGCAGTGAAACAGCTCCTTGAGAGCAGAGCACAAACACCCAGAGCACCTCCCTAAAGAAACACCATGATCCTCTCAGGATGTCCCAGTCTGGAAGGGAAAGCCCTGCTGCAAACAAAAGCCTGCTGAGCACCCCAGCCCCTCGCAGGGCTGCCAGCTCCCAGAAGGCAGAGATGGCACCACATGAGCAGCCAAAGGCTGGCAGAACTAATTTTAGTCTTTGCCACCCTGCTGTGTAATCAAGAGGCACCTTGTGGCACTTCTCCACACTGCACCCCCCAGACCACAGGCAGCACCAAGCCTTCAACCCCTCCACCACCTGTGCTCCCCCTGCCTGCTCCCCAACATTTGCCTGTTGCTACCTTGTTTTTTGAGCTCATCTGTGAGGTCCTGGCTGAACTCGTAGCCCTCTCTCAGGGTCACAAAGCAGTAGAGGCACTCTCCCTTcagggggtgggggtggctgaccacggcagcctcagccactGCAGGGTGCTCCACCAGGGCTGACTCCACCTCTGCCGTGCTCAGCAAATGGCCTGCAAACAAGGGGGACACAGAGCTTTAGAGACCTGCAAACAAGGGGGACACAGAGCTTTACAGGCCTGCAAACAAGGGGGACACAGAGCTTTACAGGCCTGCAAACAAGGGGGACACAGAGCTTTAGAGACCTGCAAACAAGGGGGACACAGAGCTTTAGAGACCTGCAaacatggggggacacagagcTTTACAGGCCTGCAAACAAGGGGGACACAGAGCTTTACAGGCCTGCAAACAAGGGGGACACAGAGCTTTAGAGACCTGCAAACAAGGGGGACACAGAGCTTTACAGGCCTGCAAACAAGGGGGACACAGAGCTTTAGAGACCTGCAAACAAGGGGGACACAGAGCTTTAGAGACCTGCAGGAAGACGCCTGAGGCTGTAAAAGGCCCTAAACTACAGATCTGAGGGCATCAGTTTGATGTGCTTGGGAAAGGACAACAGCTGGAGAGTGACACTCGTTTCTGCAGTGCTCTGGAAGCTGCCAAGTGTCACCCAGCTGCAGAAGCCACCTCCCTTGGCTGCTCCCCCTCCCACCTTTAGGCTTTCTGGAACAGATCATGAACAGTTCACAGTGATGCCTTTCCAAGGCACAGGCTGAGGAGGAGCTGGATTTGGCAAGAGGAGAGCTGCCCACATGGTCAGCCAGGAAATGCAGAGGAAGAGGTTGGATCTGCAGAGTCCAGGCTCCAGCCCAGTGCTGTGGGGAGGGGCAGTGACACTCCAGATCTTGGGACAGGGGCACAACTCAGTCCTGCACACCTCTGCTCCTGTACCTGTGCTCTGACCttccaccccagcactgctgtCACAGAAAGCCACAGCAAAGTGGTGAACTCCCAGAATGATCAGTTGGTGGAGAATCAAGCACTGCTGGTCAGGTGAAAGGATCTAATTTGATCCAGGGGCAAGTAAAGCAGCACCTCAGAGCCAGCAGGACACCCCTGAAGGATACAGGCTCCAGGAAAGGAGGGGGGGAGGTATTAAATAGAGTACATGGAAAATTATGGGCTGAGAAGCAAGTGAATCTCAAAGACTCAGTTAAGAGAGGTGGGAGAATCTTCCGAGCTGTGAGCAGCCTGATCCAGCCTTGAGGTGAGCCTTTCATGGAGCAGCAGGTTGGATTAGCAACCCTTATGGTCCTGCCCAAACTCTGTGAATTCCCCGTGGCCCTAAATCCTGCAGCAGAGGTGCCCTGGCTGGTTACAGAAGGTTCCTTCCTTCCAAGGCTTTGTCTCCAGGGAAAACGGTGCAGAAAGTCACCAAGTCACAGGTTGGTGTGTCCCTGAAATAACCCTGACCCAGAAACTGGATCCACCTTGAGAACAAGTTGGACAAGCAGAATTACAGGTGCAGAACCATCCCCTTAGAGCAGGGGGCTTTTGAAATGGATGTAGAAGTGTCACAAAGCAAGGTGTCACAAAGCACATTGGTCCCTACTGAAGACAAAACTCCTTCTTACCAGAAACATTCAACATGTCATCAATTCGCCCTGTGATCCAGTAATAACCATCTTTATCTCTTCTGCAACCTAAAAATAGCCAGAAATGAGTGtgaggcagcagtgccagccttCAGAGCAATTGATAAGGGATTctgagggcaggacagggcaagattccccctgctgtccccaggcccctgtgacCACAGCAGCCTGGAGCCCCTTACCATCTCCTGTCAAGTAGTAGCCAGGGAACTTCTGGAAGTAAATGGTTTCAAACTGCTGGTGCTTCCCGTAGACCGTGCGCATGATCCCTGGCCAGGGCTGCTTGAACACCTGGGGTGAGACACACAGCTGGGCAGTGAGAGCCAAAGCAACAAGCCAGGCTGGCACCACAGGGAGAGAGATGTCAGACAGCCATAATCAGCACTCAGACACTTGCTGCCAGTGCTGATCCGCTGGGCAAGTCCCACCAGCTTTGGCAGGGGGAAGGAGCTTGGCTGAGCTGTTGTTCCCATGCTGCTGTCTTGCCCACATGTGCAAGTGCATTTAGTGATCAGCTGGAAAAGCACCCATAGTTCTGGCCTTGGAGGGAGTTCCCACCACCCAAGGGTATGTGGACCAGAATTAGTGGAGGCAGAATCACAAATTTTTTAAGGTTGGAAACGTCCAACCATCACCCACATTCActatgtcctcaagtgccacctccacacattttttgaacacttccagggatggtgtctCTACCCCTTTCCTGGGCCAAAAGATGTGGTTATtccagcaggaatgtcccagaggCCACAGGGAATGGACAAAGGGAGGCTGGGGAAGATCAGCCCTTCCTTACCACATTATTTTTTAAAGCTGGAAATGTCCAACCATCACCCacattcaccactaaaccatgtccccaagtgccacctccacacgttttttgaacactcccaaggatggtgactctaccCCTTCTCTGGGCTAAAAGATGTGGGTATtccagcaggaatgtcccagaggCCACAGGGAATGGACAAAGGGAGGCTGGGGAAGATCAGCCCTTCCTTACCAGGAAACCTTCTGCTTCTCCTTCCAGCTCTTGCCCCAAGTCGTTCAGGATGGCAGGGACCACACCAAAAAAGGGGAATGTCTGCCATGAGGACCAGGGAGAAAGGAGAGATGGAGGTGAATCCCTGCATTAGACCCCCATTAACCAGAGGGAGTGGGAGGCAGGGCAAGGGCAGCTTTGGAGAGCTGTGGTACATGGGGCCCACAAGTGTGGCTGCATGGGGATTGAGATTTTGGGTGGTGGTCACCTCCCCATGTGCACcactgtgcccccagcccctggcaggctCCAACCCCCCAGccatggcacagccagggccctgctgaggctgctggggaggagaataCGAGTACTCACGGCAGAGCCTGGCTTCGTGGGGGTGGCAGCAGGAAGGGGTGTCAGCATGTGGCCTCCCTGCAAAGAGAGACAAAAACCAGTGAGTTTGGGCCATGCCAGCCCATCCCACAGCTGTGCCATCAGCTCTGGGAACAGCACATCCCAGTCAGGGCTACTCAGGGCAGGTGTGGAGATGGGCCCTGGGAAGGATATGGCAGTGGATGGGGAATCTGGGCACACACTTGGAGCTGGTGGAGAGAAAGAGGGGCAGGAGAGCAGTGTCCAGAGCAGAGTGAGGAAGAGAACCTTGGGAGAGGAAGGTTTCTCCTTTTGGAGCGTGCTTGAGTTGCAGGATAGGAAGAGAAGGAGCACATTAGGAGTTTCCTGGGCAGGCCAAACAAACAGACCCcacacaccccaaaccccactaAGGGAAAGCTGCAaggaggccctgcagggagcacaaGGGACAGAGAGGTGCCAGGGACACCCGGGCAGGACTCACCGTCTCTGTCTGCCAGAAGGTGTCCACAATGGGGCACCTCTCCTCTCCCACCACACGGTAGTACCACAGCCAGGCCTCGGGGTTGATGGGCTCACCCACGGTCCCCAGCACCTTCAGGGActtcctgctgtgcctgcagagagGAGGGGGCGGGCAGGGGCTCAGCAGGCCATGGAGCTGTGAGCCAGCTGCACAGCAGAGCCTGGAGGAACCCCTGGGCTACTCAAAATGCACCTTCCAGGTACAGGTCAGAGATTCCTCAGCACTCTTCCACAGGGGAGGAGAGGAGACCTGGGTCATTTTGGCATCTGCTGTGCAAAGCCAACATCCTCCTTCTCCTGGGACTGGCACTCACTTTTTGACAGGCTCCTCGCCGTACTTCATCAGCATGCGGATGGCCGTGGGTGCTGTGTAGAACTTGGTCACCTTGTACTTGTCAACGACGCTCCACATCCTGCCAACATCTGGGTAGGTGGGGACGCCTTCAAACTGagcaggagacagagcagtgacacagcTGCTCCTCACTGCTCCCCACCTGCAGCACCTGCCCAAGCAGGAGGAGCCAAACAGCAGCTGGACCCCAGCATGTCCCTATAGGGGTACGCAGTGAAACCAGCCCGGGTCAAGAACCCCCTCACTGGGCAGATGGCATCCCCCCTCATCCTAGCACGTCCCCTGACAcccccttgcagcacaggcactcGGGTGgccaccacagtgacacagtgccACTGGCCCAACTGACCCTGCCCACGTGGCAAAGGGCAAGAGGTCCAAACACTGAGACAGAATCACAACCCAAAGCACCAACAACTCCCAAAAGGCCTCCCCCAACACAACAGTGATTTTCCTGCTTGCATTTCCCTGGGGATTCTTGGGCACAGCTCTCTGGCTCCCTGATCTGTTACACTGCCAAGAGAGATACAGGCACAGGAGTTAGACAACAAGTTGTCAAATCAACATCAGCAGGGAAAACATCACTCCCTGATTGAGTTTTTGCATTAAGTCAGAGCAGCACTGACTCCATTGGTACACAAGGCTTGTACTTTTTTGGGAAAGAAACaggggagcagtttgaaacagttTGAAAAACTACAAAAATTTTTGTAGTTTGAAAAGGCCACACACAAACTACTCCTCCGAGAAGTCATCATAGAGCACCACCCTTGCTCACAGAGCCCTACACACCATCACAGAGCAATGCAGGGGTGCAGCTCAGCACCACCACCTCCCTTTTGCTGGAGTGACAGcagccaggggcacagggcactcACCAACACGCCAGTGGCCCCGTTGGCCAGGGGGCCGTAGGTGATGTAGGAATGGCCTGTTATCCATCCAATGTCAGCTGTGCACCAGTACACGTCCTCAGGTTGGTAATCAAACACGTATTTAAAGGAGGTGGCGGCAAAAATCATGTATCCACCCATGGTGTGCAGCACACCCTGCAAGGAGAAAGCACAGCAATGTCAGGGTGTGCTCCCACCAGCACCCTCACCCTGCCAGGCCCAGTTGAGCATCGCTGCCTCCAACAGCTGAGCAGGAATGACCAGCACAGCCCTTTTCAGAGACCTCTGTGGCTCCTCTTCCTGCTGGGGCCTCCCAGCACCCCCCACACCAGTTCCCCCAGCTGaggggtccccagggctcaggctgccctgtgcagggagctgggagcacaccTTGGGTTTTCCAGTGGAGCCGCTCGTGTAGAGGATGAAGAGCTCGTCCTCGGCGTCGCACCACTCGGGCTCACACTCTGTGCTGGCACCAGACATCAGCTCATGCCACCACGTGTCTATGGCTGGGTTCCAGGGGGTCTGAGGAAGGCACAAGGTTGGGAACAGGCTTGTCCAAAAACAAGAAAGGGGGAATGAGGAGCACAGCCCAAACCTTGCCCCCATCACAGGCCATTGAGGGGGATGTTCACAGCACAGCCTGCTGCAAACCATgcaccagagctgcagctcccactcCCAAAGCTCCTTTTGACAGCTCACAGGCACAAGGAAACCTTCAAACACAATCTAGCTGCAAGGCCGTGTCTGAAGCAGTGTCCAGACCACAGGTGATGGTGGTGAATCCCcgtgggtggcagcagcagctgctctgggctggtcccactgccaggctcctcctgccctgtgctgcagtgctACAGCCAAGCAGCAAGCACAGCCACCTGTCCCACACACCTTGTGGGGACCCTGATGGCAGCACGGCCTGAGCTGAACAGCAGCACTGTGGGCTCACACTGCTTGGCCCTGCAGGCCCTCCAAAATATCTGTTCTCTGGGTTTTTATATAATAACTACCCAGCTAAGAAGTGACTGCACCAACGCAGAGCCATGCAGCACTGCTGACTGAAGATGCCAGAGCTGTGACAGAGCCACCAAGCCTGTGGCTGATGGGCAGAGGGCACCCTGAGGGTTGTTCTGGCTGCCCACCTCTccagggtggtggcacagctCAGGGCAAGATTTAACTTCCCCTGACCTTCTCACCTTTCCTCAGAGAAGCCTGGGGAAAGCTGAGCAGGGAATAAGCCCAGCCTCAGCTCAGACCTCCACTTCTCACATCTCTGTGAGGGCAGGACCTGACCCAGAGCCCTGCACATTTCCTCCTCACAAAGCCAGGCTcaccacagctccctcagctgggGTGCACAGAGAGCAGCCCTATGGTGACTCTCTGCAGCCCTAAAGATGTTCATGAGACATCTGGAGGcactgggaccccagagctcttGCACATGGGGAGGGGACACCAGCTGCTTGACAGCTTAGCACACTTGGAAAGCTTTCACAGACCCTCAGGCTCCTGGGTTTACCTGGCAAAGCAGTTTCCATAATTCTGTCCCACCAGCAAGCTCCCAGCAAGGCACCAGCTAAACAAGCCCAAGGCTACCCAGTAGTTTTCTCTGATTTAGCAGCCAGCCTCCAGTGCCCAGGGAGGAGGTCACACCATGGCactgtgtgtctgtgcctgcctgccctggggtcacagccacagctccttGGATGAGGCAGGACATCAGATGGTGGCTCTGGAGATGCAGGTTTGCTGCAGGcgccccctgccagcctccccacgAAGGGAAGGGCATTGTGAGAGCTGCTTCCGAAAGGCAGAGAGCCAAAGCCTGGCCTGGATGGTGACATCCCAGCGGCTCTGCACTCCCAGGGGTCACCCCTGTGGCTGTTTCTGAAGCACTGGTGGCACTGCACtcacccccaggccctgggcagccctgccaaGCTGGGTGGGCTCTGTCACTGCCATGCAGCTGCTGCACCACGGTTAGGAGGCCACgtgtggctgggcagcagttAAGGGAGGTGGGGAGCTGCATGGGAAGCACAGGGGAGGTGCCAAAAAGAGGAAGGCAGTGCTGTGTGTAAATACCTTGGGATGGAGTCTCTTTGAGCTTTCagtctttttttcctgttaaaaatCCACAAAGAGGGTGTGAAATCTGGGAAGGGGGGGATCCACACCGGGCTTTGCAGGAAGGGAGCTGGAAGCCCACAGGCCTGGATGCTGGAAAGGCTGGAAAATCACCACCTGGCAGGCTGGAAAATGCTCAGAGATCCAGGGCCAGGCCAAGAGCTGCCCTCTGAGCACAAGCCTGCCCATTTCCATCACCTTCCTAGGGGACCAGCTGCCCCCAGGGCaggtccccaaggccaccccCTGCACATGGCTGCCTGGGAACAGAGGCACAGAGCCAGCACACAGCCCACAGACCATCCAATAGCCTCACACAAGCCAATGGAACAGTAAAATGCATCCACAAAGGAAAAAATCCTTAATAAAATATGGAAACAAGTAAAGAGAGCCAAAGCGTAAGAGACACCCTCCAGCCTCCCCCAGGACATTCTGCACAAAAACCTCACCTCACCTACTGgaaccagcacagggacaggctgccCTGCAATCACCCTGCCAGGGAAACCTCACACAGAAAGGCTGGTCTGCTCCACTTTTCCCATTCATTGCATCTACCCTGCTCTCACAAGAGAAATGGCAGAGCAGGCCAAGGAACACGGCCAGGCTGTCAAACAAAGAGCAACACCTCCAAAAAATTAACACAGCTGAACAAGGGAAAATAAGTCAAAGGTAGAGAATCTGCTGGACTTCTTGTTCCAGGGATGTGCACAGACCACTCCTCCTGAAAGCAGAGTCTAAAGCTCAAATACTCCCCAAAAACAACCCACTTctgagccagcagcagcctggggataACTCAGTGCAAATAATCACCCAACACAGAGGGACAGAAGACAACATGGCAAGATTTGGAGCTGTGGGGGAGCTGAAAGTAACCTCTGGAGCAGgtaagggctgggcacagcagggctgctcaggAGCTCAGCAGGCAGGACACCTCTTCCTTCCACTCCCATCTCACCACATGCCTCTGGCCCACATCCTTTCATCTCTAGCTGCAAATGAAAGCTCCAGCCTGAGAGCTGACAGAGTCCCTGtggcagctgcacagcccctgcactgCTCTCAGCAGAGGGTTGCTGCCCTGAGCTCATGCCATGAGCACAAATCTCCTGGGTGtcctctcctgctgccactgtCACAGCTACAGTGCAGCACAGCATCACTCTCTGCACACAGGGGAGAGAGACAAAGGGTTAGGAAGGAAAAACCTTGTACTGGGCAGAGGAAAATGGCCATCTTGTCCCTAGTGGCTTTGGAAGCTTGCAGCTTGTGAGGGTGGCAAAGGAAGCAGCAGGGAGAGGATCTCGGTAAGGAATAGGAACCATTTTTCAACCACTCACACGGCAACATCAGCAAGGAGGGGTGAAACAGGAACAGGAGTGTTCAGAGAACCACTGAGGCGGTTTTGCACTGATCAATTTGCTGGTTCTGGCCTGTGATAATAAACCCCCCTCTCATGCCACCAGGAACACACCTGCAATTCCTGGCACAGCTTTTTCTGAGGAGGAGACTTGCTGCAGGTCCCAGCCGCTCccgcctcctccctgcccaggtgcTTCACCACGATGCACTTTTTCAAAGAGAATCCCCTGTAAAAGGAAGGAGCTGTCACACTGGGCTGCTCAGGGGCCGAGCCAGCCCTTCCTGGGGTTCACAGGCAGCACGTGAGGCAGGGCAGGGGCCTGGAGCTCCTTTGGTTGAGCTGGAGCATTTGCTGCCATGCAAACTCCAGGTACACCATGAATTTCCAATGGCACCAGCCACAGGAACAGCTCAGACAGCAAAAACAGTCTGAGTTTACTGGGGATTTATCAGGTGTGATTCCTCGGGGTCCCACAAGTCTCTcttccaggacactgctgtggagACTCCTTACAAATCCCAAATTTGCCTGCCTGTGACCAGGAACAACCCCTCCTACCAGATGTTAGTGGCTGCTCCAACCCCTAGGCATGACTGACTGCCTCAGagggaggaaaagcttccaaagcTTGATTATACATCAAGGAGAGGAGTAGGTGTTTGCCCCCTTCTGAGGGAAAAGACAGCCTACAGAACACTGACAGAATGATCTTATTTCCCTTCAACCCTGTTCAGGGTGTCAACACATTCTCCACCAGTTAATTCCCAGCTTCAGGACCACTTCTGTCCTCCCAGGTACCTATTTTTACAGACATAAAGACTTAGATTTTCTTTAAGAGTTTGAATTTGTAATATGCAGACTATCTGCCCTGAATTTCCATGTTTGATCTAACACACAAACCCACGTTCAGTCTCACACAAGCTACACAGATGCTGTGTCTGTAAGCTTGGCAAAGGCATTTCAGCAGGATTATTTCCCTTTCTGCAACATCTGATGACTGTTTGTGTCAGATCTGCTGCAGAGTCTGCCCACCTATGACAACTCCCACTTGTGCAGGAGCAGATTCTGGCAGCAATGCCCTTTTCTAGAAGGGAATCCAAACTTACTTGTCTGCACATTTCTGGATGGCTTCGTCTGCAATCTGCTTCAAGTTGACCAGCTTGTCCCCTCGATAAAAAGCATCTGCAAAACATTGAGGGAAATGTCAGGATTTCCCAGCCAAGGCAGCCTGAGGCAGCTGGAGCAACAAGCAGTTTCAGGAGGACAGTGCAGACTCATGCACTGGAGTGAGGGGAAGCAGACAAACAGCTGATGGGAAAGCTCTCCTAATGCACCCTTTTATTAGCACAGAGAAACACATGCCAAAAGACACAGTGGAATTCCTTCTCTGGGAGAGGTCCCAGTTTGACCTGACAAATCTCTTGGGGATATTCTGTGGGAAATAATCCACTGCATCCAGAATACAGACTGCAGTTTAATGGGTCCTTTTCATGCCATGGGAATTAATAAAAACACTATTCCTTGCACTTTTGGAGAAAACAGCTGGGGAAGTGCAGTGGGCTTACATGCAGCTACTGCCACACTCTTGATCCTTTGCTTTAAaaagccaggagctgcagcagaaatgtCCTTCAAAGTGGGAAAGGTGGGAATTCTTACATTAGGCCTCCCTCAT containing:
- the ACSS2 gene encoding acetyl-coenzyme A synthetase, cytoplasmic isoform X1 → MGLPGEKALVYPPRPELLPAAHIPSLSHYQRLYQRSVEEPHEFWGDIAKEFYWKSQPTGPFLKYNFDVTKGKIFIEWMKGATTNICYNVLDRNVNEKKLGDKIAFYWEGNEPGDSAKITYRELLHKVCQFANVLRSQGLKKGDRVSIYLPMIVELVVAMLACARIGALHSIVFAGFSADSLCERILDCSCSLLITADAFYRGDKLVNLKQIADEAIQKCADKGFSLKKCIVVKHLGREEAGAAGTCSKSPPQKKLCQELQEKKTESSKRLHPKTPWNPAIDTWWHELMSGASTECEPEWCDAEDELFILYTSGSTGKPKGVLHTMGGYMIFAATSFKYVFDYQPEDVYWCTADIGWITGHSYITYGPLANGATGVLFEGVPTYPDVGRMWSVVDKYKVTKFYTAPTAIRMLMKYGEEPVKKHSRKSLKVLGTVGEPINPEAWLWYYRVVGEERCPIVDTFWQTETGGHMLTPLPAATPTKPGSATFPFFGVVPAILNDLGQELEGEAEGFLVFKQPWPGIMRTVYGKHQQFETIYFQKFPGYYLTGDGCRRDKDGYYWITGRIDDMLNVSGHLLSTAEVESALVEHPAVAEAAVVSHPHPLKGECLYCFVTLREGYEFSQDLTDELKKQVRDKIGPIATPDYIQYAPSLPKTRSGKITRRILRKIAKDDHELGDISTLADPGVITQLFNSRCDTAPAGAAQ
- the ACSS2 gene encoding acetyl-coenzyme A synthetase, cytoplasmic isoform X2, which gives rise to MGLPGEKALVYPPRPELLPAAHIPSLSHYQRLYQRSVEEPHEFWGDIAKEFYWKSQPTGPFLKYNFDVTKGKIFIEWMKGATTNICYNVLDRNVNEKKLGDKIAFYWEGNEPGDSAKITYRELLHKVCQFANVLRSQGLKKGDRVSIYLPMIVELVVAMLACARIGALHSIVFAGFSADSLCERILDCSCSLLITADAFYRGDKLVNLKQIADEAIQKCADKGFSLKKCIVVKHLGREEAGAAGTCSKSPPQKKLCQELQTPWNPAIDTWWHELMSGASTECEPEWCDAEDELFILYTSGSTGKPKGVLHTMGGYMIFAATSFKYVFDYQPEDVYWCTADIGWITGHSYITYGPLANGATGVLFEGVPTYPDVGRMWSVVDKYKVTKFYTAPTAIRMLMKYGEEPVKKHSRKSLKVLGTVGEPINPEAWLWYYRVVGEERCPIVDTFWQTETGGHMLTPLPAATPTKPGSATFPFFGVVPAILNDLGQELEGEAEGFLVFKQPWPGIMRTVYGKHQQFETIYFQKFPGYYLTGDGCRRDKDGYYWITGRIDDMLNVSGHLLSTAEVESALVEHPAVAEAAVVSHPHPLKGECLYCFVTLREGYEFSQDLTDELKKQVRDKIGPIATPDYIQYAPSLPKTRSGKITRRILRKIAKDDHELGDISTLADPGVITQLFNSRCDTAPAGAAQ